ggggagggggagaggtgAGAAGCTTCAAGAGCCACAGTTTCCCTCTTCATTGTAGGTCAGTTGTACTTCTCTGTGAATGGGCATTGGATATCAACCCCACACATGACTGTATGAAATCAGAATTGTCTCAGGGTGGGCTTTATTTTGTCAGGAGTGGATGCACCAaaacttaaagcttaaagtCCTTATATTTGGTTTATAATCAACAGGTGCAACTCGGGTACTCCTGTATCTTAAATACTACAAATTATCCACACTTAATGTGGATAAGAAGTGCTGAGATTGTTAGTAAATGACTGAAAGGAAAGAACAAGAGGAGGGAATGAGATGGGGCGAATCAGGGTCATTAGTTCAGGCGGCTGGGTCTGCTGCATTCCTGAGCCCTGAGATGGGggagcagcagagcaggaaTGTGCCTTGGAGAGAGAAGAGACCTAAGCAGAGGGATAGAAAAAGACAAGaaggaacaagaaaaaaaggttggggAAGGCCTTGCAATGAGAGGTCTTAAATGGTGGAACAGACTCATTTATCAAATGAAGTTTGAAAAAAGCAAAATCGCATCTGCTCCACAGCACTTGGAAACTTTTAAGCAAAACTGTTTTTGTCCTCATTTCTTTCACATCTGTTAGCCTAAAACTACTGCTGGCCCATTTGTTAGCTCTGGCTGCACGGCATCAGCAAACTTGTTTTTCAAGACAACTCTAAGGGGGAAACTTTGACAAAACATAATGACTCATACCATTGTATGAGTTGTGCTAATAAGAGAAACCCTGCATGAGAGAGTTCATGCACCCTCTTACCTTTGACGATGAGCTTTGAATAACCAGCGTAATCCCTAAAGAGGACAAGCGCCTAACCCAGTTTCCACTGGGATTAATCTTCATCCATATTGTTGGCGTCTGTCTCTTTCAGAATCCTGTCTGGTTTGACTACTGTTTAAACTGACTTTTACCTCATTAATTAAGTCTCTAGTTacaaagtgtatgtgtgtgaacatAGAACTGTGTTCGTTTGTGACTATTCCCATTTCTGACCATTCAAATTTTTACAAACATTCTTATTACAACCCCcttttttacctttattatcttaactataataataatttaaaaaatccagtgAGATGTCGAGCATTACACAGCACAGACACAGCCCTAGTTAAGGCAGCAAATATTCTCCCCCCATGGAGAAAATGCTCAGTTTGAATCCTTTCAGACTTATGATCAGCTATTGCTTCTTCAGACAATGATTTTTTATGAATGAGTTGGTGTAAGTACTATTCATTTTAAAGGACTTGTTCAGTCAATATAGGCAAATCATTGTCTTGCACAGCAGACATTACATGTGGGATAGGGATGCACACATTTGACTATTTAAGTCACGATTGCTACACATGGGCTTTGATTATATGACGATACCAAGTTCAATTAATAACCTGTTTATCTCACTGTGAGTACGAGACTATGCTTTGCACATGACGTCATGACTTCTTTCATGTTGCAAGCATTCTCTCTTAAAATGACTGTAGACAActgatgaaacattttattaGCTTAGCTTATGTCTCTGAACTGTGCTGCTTCTGACCATTTTGCTGTTAAACGGGGAAACAGGCGAACGTCAGCGCTCCAGATATCTGTAGTAAAGCTCATGCTGTTAAGTCTTTAACTCTGCTGACAAGTGTTTGCCTAGTTTCGACTCCCTTTTTGTTTGGTTAAACTTGTCATTTTCTTTGGCATGATGCTTTTAAAGATGATTGATTAGGatagttgttttgttttttgtaatgcTACCGTCCCTCCTGGAAACATTGACTTGCATATATTGCAAGTAGTCGTAAAAGTTGTAAGTGTAACAGGCCTATAATACCTCCAAACTGCTGAGCCTTTGTTGTAATTGCCCTCCATGCTACATTAGCTCCGCCTACCCACACTCGTGATACATGACGTAGTACGCACACGTAGTTGCACAGAATagtaaaaaactgaatttcatAGACAGACCAATGTCACAGATACCTGATCTAATTGGGTCAAGATTGGACTGATATCTgataaacatttgtatttatagTAACCTGGCCTTGATATGCAGCCTAAGAgtgatttgaagaaaaaaaaatatcgaaattgtaaatatttcagattttgagaaggtaataaatgtttttatttcgtTTCGTTAAGACAGTTTCAACTTACTTTCAACTGTTCTTGGTTATAAATCTATCTCGAGATTTTTAAATGGCATTTAACATGGACATCTTCTCGCCAGGCTGCATATCTTAGCACACCTTCACTGGCTACATGTAAGATAAATAATGGATTGAAAGATTTTACTGATTACTTTTCAAGCTCAGAATGGTCTAGCCCCTACAGCTGACCTTTTGACTGTTTTATGAACTGCGTAGACGCCCAAGATCCTCGCACAACACCATTTTTTGCTCCACAGTCTGAAGAGTTACgatttgtgtgcttttttttagtTAAGGAGACTTTAATCTGGAACAGCCTGCTAGCAGAAATTAGTCAACAAAGTCAGTTTcatcttttaaatcccttcttcaAACCAGATATACAAACATATGagtcactttttttctctgttcagattccTTTTCTGAGCCAATGCCTTTTTTCCGATGAGTACCTATGTGACTGTTTAACGTGTATCtttgatatttaatataatgTCTTCACGTGCTGAGTGGTGTTCGTGCAAGTTTCTTAGACAGCAGAAGTATTCTTATTACTTAAACTTTCAAGAATAAATTCGGtccaatgttttctttcttcaagtGGACATACCTGTCTGCAACTTTTTGATAATTAgctaaattcttttttttatgttaaaaaagagaagaaaaacactgatttaaGGTCTTTAAAGCATAAATCCCATCGACACGTCTTCAGTTTTCATGACTTGTCTGTAATAATACAGTCAAAGGTTTAGGAACAATTCCATCAAATTATCTATTCTATGGTTTACCCTGGTAGCTCTAAAAGCCCTTTGTGAAGACTAAAGTAGAATTGTTACTGTGATGAACATGTGTTTCCTTATTTTGATtaacaaaataatttgaatGATTTCCAGAAATTATTTCTTACTATTTGTGGGACAATATGTTCTGAGAAACAGTTGTAAGAATGATGAAAGTTGATTTTCAGTTCTGATAGCAAGTTTCTACTCTTCTTTTCTGAAGTTGAATGAGTATGAGGCATATAGTTGAAGAGAAAGTTAAGTTTAATTTTAAAGCTTCAGGCTCTTAAGAAAGGATGGCTGCTTGTACTCCAAACTTTCAGTAACAGAGTGGTATCTGTAagggagtgtgtatgtgtggaaaaaaagagagagatgagagcaTGGCTGCAGGCTGACAGAGGTCCTGGTATAATGCAGTGGTGGGGAGCAGCAACTGATAACTATACTTATGGCCACTGGGGCTCATAGTGACAGCACATGCACTCCCATTACTGGTCCCATGCCTCATGCCCTTATCTCTGGCAGCCTGCCACAGAGGGACCACACTGCCCTCTGCTGTTGGTTTTAAAGAAGTTCGGGCTCATTGAGTATTCATCCAGGCGCTCATAGCAGTGACTCAGGGGAGAAACTTGACGGGGTTTGACATGACTGCACTTCTTTGCATTTTTGGAGTCATAAAGCAACTTTCTATGCACGCCTAAAACATATTGTATTGACCCCCCCAGTGAAGGGAATTGTTTTGCTCATTAGGTTTAAAATACTTGTTCATGCGATAGGTTCACTTAGCCATAGGAAGGTGATCTAGCATGGGAAGACTAACAAATACATCTTCTCCCTCACAAAATCTAAATACGAACTTTACCTGATCATTGtactttttcctcttctcctgcAGTGCTGAGTATACGAGGTGTGCAGGAAGAGGACCCTCCAGATCCCCAGATCATGCGGTTGGACAACATGTTGCTAGCAGAAGGTGTGTCAGGAccagagaaaggaggaggatcagccgctgcagctgcagctgcagcagcagcagggggctCACCCACCGACAGCAGCATCGAACACTCCGACTACAGAGCCAAGCTTGCTCAGATCCGTCAGATCTATCACTCTGAGCTGGAGAAGTACGAACAGGTGTGTGTCAGACTGATGTTTAATGCTCAAACATGAACTTTTGTCAACAAATTTGAACATTGAATTTAAGCAGGTCTGctagaaaaaagaaatgtccaacTGGATGAGTGTAACCCTAAGGATTTTcaacaaaatactttttactcCTGTTTTCACTATTGGAAGTATTTTAATTACTACTATCAGCGGCAGTAGTTTGTTTGAAATGCAAACTCGCAAATGGTGGGAAAACCGTGCAAAGGGAGCATGCATTCTGTAGATTtaattcaatctaaaacttaaGTCATTGACTTCCACCAGTCTGTACAtaacctgtaaaaaaaaccaaaaaaaaaaaacctatgtAGTAGTCAAGTCTAGTAATAAAAGTTTGGGCTCCTACTTATTCTTTGTACTCACATTGAAGTCCCTCACATTGTACTTTAATTTGCTGAGGGTTGGctgttttgaaaaacagacgAAAAGTGCAtccaaaataaattcaaatctgagctttaaaattaatatttgtTCATAACTGGTGGATTTATATGGGGGTTCATTATTAAGCATTCAATTATTGtgaattaaacacattttactctAGATGAGGTTTCCCTCTGATGCAACTGGCAGTTATTTCCTAGTGTTCAATACATGTTCTTGGCAAACAGCTAACCATGCAtctttttaaattgtacaaGTAACTCACAGACCAAATGTTGCTATTAACatgactgttttttgtttagttaGTAAAAATTAGGTTAACATATTACCATGACTGCTGAGCCCTAAAATGTCATCATCAAAACTATGTCTTGGAGCTCAACAGTATCTTTGATTTTTGAGCATTTTTTCACAGTAGCCTTAtactcccttttctctctccatggaACAGGCCTGTAGTGAGTTCACCAACCATGTAATGAACCTGCTGAGAGAGCAGTCTCGCACACGACCCATCTCTCCCAAGGAGATTGAGCGCATGGTTGCTATCATCCACCGCAAGTTCAGTTCAATTCAGATGCAGCTCAAACAGAGCACCTGTGAGGCCGTCATGATTCTGCGCTCACGCTTCCTTGATgccaggtgtgtatgtgtgtgcgtgttaggTGGCTGGTTATTTTCTTGAGGGTTGCAGTGATCTAAACAAGTTGACGTTGTTGTCACATTCCAAGCATTTTGGATTTGATCACTTGTCTCTGTTTTTCAGACGTAAGAGACGCAACTTCAACAAGCAAGCTACAGAGGTGCTGAATGAGTATTTCTACTCCCACCTGTCAAACCCCTACCCTAGTGAGGAAGCCAAGGAGGAACTGGCCAAGAAGTGTGGAATAACTGTGTCTCAGGTGAGTTTGTAACACCACTATTATATCCAGGGTCACTCAGGTCATAGGATCACTTGTAGCATTTTCAAGGGTGTTATAAAGTAAACACTGCAACTCCATTTAttagtattcttttttttaagacgtGTGTGTacgtgatgttttttttaattttatgtgtgttttaattatgaTTGAAATGCTGTGGCTGAGGGGACGGTGTGTAAAACAgctaaacacaataaaaacatggcATTTGAATATCTGACATCCCTCTGTTCTTCAGGTCTCTAATTGGTTTGGCAACAAGAGAATACGCTACAAGAAGAACATCGGTAAGTTCCAGGAGGAAGCGAACCTCTACGCAGTTAAGACAGCGGTGGATGCTGCCAATGTGTCTGCGCAGGCTAGCCAGGCTAACTCCCCAGCAACGCCCAACTCAGGTACCACATCCTACATTTCATCTACGCACAAGCCTTGTCATTTCCTATTCACAGATGTCTCCATACACaagaatttgtattttatttatataggaTAAGCCCCTTGAGATGTACCATCTCGTTGTCAAGGGGGTCCTAAGTCACACTGATTGTAGAAGGGCGACTTGATCATTCATCTTACAAATGTACCTTTAGACGACTGTCACACTATGTTCAGAGTCATGTAAATTTATCCTTTGTTTGACATAGATTTTGGTACAAAATTGCCCAAAGCAAAATCATTGTTATTCTGTGTATAATCTGAAACAATGACACAATCACGATCAGTTCTGTAAGTATGTTACATTTCCATGTTTTGAATTATCTAGAGCACAAACACGGCAATGTACCGTACTGTTGGAAAGTAGCATTTTGTCTGTAAAAAACTTTTGTTCAAAGCACTAGTTTCTTTGAATTTGCTGTAGTTTTCATACATGCTTCATGCATTGTGAAATCTCTCATGTGCTTTCCTGCTGTCAAATAATGCTACCTGTCATCACCTGATTGTAGCCCACTATGCTTATAAAAACCACCATCTGTAATCCAAACAGAAGCTGGCTGAGAACACTTCCTCTCATAACGAAGCTGGATATCAGAACTTCCAGTCAATGTAAATAAATAGTACCTTCTCACCCCATGACACTGTGGTGGAGCTGATTGGATATTGGCTATATATATTGCCTGCAGGGTCACCGGGGTCATACAGTTTGGCTCACACAGGCGATACCTACCTTGGCCTGCGTTCACTCAACGGGGAGGGTCTCACCATCGCCCCCTCTCTACAGCCGCAGGTATGCACTGAGGACAGCTGTAGAGTTGACCTCAATGCTGTTTACCCAGCCACCTAGAATTCCTGGATCCTTATAGTTACCCTAGCTCCTTTAGATCCTGACCCCTCCTCAGATCCCATCCTGACTTTACCCTGACCCTGTCAACTCCTCCCTCAACACATATACAGACAAGCTGACCTATCCTTGATCTGTACAGTGAGCCCTGAGGAGCTTATGGATACACTCACAAAGAATGATGTCAGTTCGTTTAAGGCTATGTAGTTTTGTATTGTTGCATATCCCTATTTGCATATACACATAGTCCCTACCTATATCTATTGATTAAGAGAGCACAAAGTCAGGAGCACAGATGCCCTGGACATCTTTGGAGCATCAGGATTTTTACCACTTCTCTATAGTTGATATAGAGCTCTTAAGTTTGGAGATTGATTCAGCCACCCCTCTGATGGAGGCTAAATTTCTCCACCTCTTGGTCGTATTGCTTCTCCAAGCCTTCCCGCACCTTGTCCTTGTAGTCCATGGTTTTCCTTGCCCTTCGAGGTTCCTCTCCACATGTTCTCACACTTAGCTCAAAAGGAATTCCCTCACATTGAACTATTATTGTGATTGCTTTCTGTTTATAGATATGAACAGGTCCATTGTTTTGGAGGGTTCCACAGATTTCTGCTGTTGAGCACAATAGAGTTTAAGAAtttcacattttacaaactAGAATATTGGCTTTTGGCTTCAGTTGCCGTTTTTGACTTCATGGAAACAAGAGCAGAATTGGTTAAATGGAGAGTCGTGAAGTTAGTGGTTGAGCTACAAAGTGACAAATATATACTTAAACATACAGCAGAGGTTTGTGGACTGACACTAAAACCCATCTGGTCAACCTTAGATTGTTTTGGAAAAAACTATTTAGGAGCTTTGATATTTGTTCAGCTGTCTTATTGTTTTTTCCCAAAGTTTGTTCTgaattttgttttgtctctgacaGGTGGATACCCTGCACCGTGCTACACACCTGACGGGCGGCTATGAGGAGCTGTCGGGTAGTGGCCTCTACACCCCTCATCGCCTGGATGTGAGTATCAACTAAACTAACGGCTCATTTTGTGGACAACCTAGTAAATAAGTTGCTCTAACTAAAACTGGGTAGACAAACTGCCATCTATCGAGGGTCTTTCTATAAAATCCCCCGAGGCACATTTTTGAACATAGACTTCTTCTTTATCATGAAATCACCTTCAATACTTTCTTGGATGTGTCTATAAGCCAATAGCTGCATCTAGCTGGTAACGGGTTTAAAAATTGAATGCAGGAATTTTGAACTTGAGAAAAATCTGTGATTGCATGCACTTAGGTCATGGATATAGCCGGCTTTCCCAAgtaaactattttattttttaatctggGCAGGAGATTGAGGTCtatattttattgtgtgtttgataaTTGACTACAGAATGTGATTAGTTTAGACAATTTCATGTAGCTTAGCGACCCCATATGTACTATGACTAAGGTCTCTGTTTCTTTTGCAACACCTTTTCCTTGCTGATAGTCAGTTTAGCATTTTTTGCCAGTTTCATTTGCATCATTTGAATGCCTAATCTTTGGACTTTAATTGTCTACAGTAAattatcttttctttgtttgttgtcatgACCACCCCCGACTTCATTATATTGAAAATGCACAGTCACCATTGTATTATCTTATTAAGGCTATCGGAGCTAAACAGACACTTATTGAAATGCATGTATTCAAAATTAGCTCCGTCTATAAGGACTTTGGTTAGGAACTGGAGGGTTGCAGGTTCAAGTCCTGATACAGACTGAAATTGTGTGGAAATTGGGCTGGTAGGTAACCCCCAACTGCTTGAGTGTCATGTccctgtgcagccccctcactctgacatctctccaaaGGTGTCAAAGTGTAATTACTGGCCTGTTGAA
This Labrus bergylta chromosome 16, fLabBer1.1, whole genome shotgun sequence DNA region includes the following protein-coding sequences:
- the pbx4 gene encoding pre-B-cell leukemia transcription factor 4 isoform X2, translating into MDDQTRMMTGLTGLGGLTQGDVGDPDSVRKQQSLGQPQQDIGDILQQIMAITDESLDEAQARKHALNCHRMKPALFSVLCEIKEKTVLSIRGVQEEDPPDPQIMRLDNMLLAEGVSGPEKGGGSAAAAAAAAAAGGSPTDSSIEHSDYRAKLAQIRQIYHSELEKYEQACSEFTNHVMNLLREQSRTRPISPKEIERMVAIIHRKFSSIQMQLKQSTCEAVMILRSRFLDARRKRRNFNKQATEVLNEYFYSHLSNPYPSEEAKEELAKKCGITVSQVSNWFGNKRIRYKKNIGKFQEEANLYAVKTAVDAANVSAQASQANSPATPNSGSPGSYSLAHTGDTYLGLRSLNGEGLTIAPSLQPQVDTLHRATHLTGGYEELSGSGLYTPHRLDANSWQDTTNPHSVTSPPGPPGSVHSDTSN
- the pbx4 gene encoding pre-B-cell leukemia transcription factor 4 isoform X1, translating into MDDQTRMMTGLTGLGGLTQGDVGDPDSVRKQQSLGQPQQDIGDILQQIMAITDESLDEAQARCWPEESPAHWGGSDDPTEGGRAGGGMAGGGLPLNFQHRKHALNCHRMKPALFSVLCEIKEKTVLSIRGVQEEDPPDPQIMRLDNMLLAEGVSGPEKGGGSAAAAAAAAAAGGSPTDSSIEHSDYRAKLAQIRQIYHSELEKYEQACSEFTNHVMNLLREQSRTRPISPKEIERMVAIIHRKFSSIQMQLKQSTCEAVMILRSRFLDARRKRRNFNKQATEVLNEYFYSHLSNPYPSEEAKEELAKKCGITVSQVSNWFGNKRIRYKKNIGKFQEEANLYAVKTAVDAANVSAQASQANSPATPNSGSPGSYSLAHTGDTYLGLRSLNGEGLTIAPSLQPQVDTLHRATHLTGGYEELSGSGLYTPHRLDANSWQDTTNPHSVTSPPGPPGSVHSDTSN
- the pbx4 gene encoding pre-B-cell leukemia transcription factor 4 isoform X3, which gives rise to MDDQTRMMTGLTGLGGLTQGDVGDPDSVRKQQSLGQPQQDIGDILQQIMAITDESLDEAQARCWPEESPAHWGGSDDPTEGGRAGGGMAGGGLPLNFQHRKHALNCHRMKPALFSVLCEIKEKTVLSIRGVQEEDPPDPQIMRLDNMLLAEGVSGPEKGGGSAAAAAAAAAAGGSPTDSSIEHSDYRAKLAQIRQIYHSELEKYEQACSEFTNHVMNLLREQSRTRPISPKEIERMVAIIHRKFSSIQMQLKQSTCEAVMILRSRFLDARRKRRNFNKQATEVLNEYFYSHLSNPYPSEEAKEELAKKCGITVSQVSNWFGNKRIRYKKNIGKFQEEANLYAVKTAVDAANVSAQASQANSPATPNSGGYPAPCYTPDGRL
- the pbx4 gene encoding pre-B-cell leukemia transcription factor 4 isoform X4, whose protein sequence is MDDQTRMMTGLTGLGGLTQGDVGDPDSVRKQQSLGQPQQDIGDILQQIMAITDESLDEAQARKHALNCHRMKPALFSVLCEIKEKTVLSIRGVQEEDPPDPQIMRLDNMLLAEGVSGPEKGGGSAAAAAAAAAAGGSPTDSSIEHSDYRAKLAQIRQIYHSELEKYEQACSEFTNHVMNLLREQSRTRPISPKEIERMVAIIHRKFSSIQMQLKQSTCEAVMILRSRFLDARRKRRNFNKQATEVLNEYFYSHLSNPYPSEEAKEELAKKCGITVSQVSNWFGNKRIRYKKNIGKFQEEANLYAVKTAVDAANVSAQASQANSPATPNSGGYPAPCYTPDGRL